In Rosa chinensis cultivar Old Blush chromosome 1, RchiOBHm-V2, whole genome shotgun sequence, a genomic segment contains:
- the LOC112182829 gene encoding protein HESO1 isoform X1 yields MNTLVMLDNTLNQILRVLKPSLEDWETRLRILHELQGAVESVEGLRGATVEPFGSFVSNLYACWGDLDISIEFSKGSYISEYGKKHKEQLLGVVMRAMRQRGGWKSFKFIPTARVPILKVESYLQNISCDISINNLKGQMKSKLLFCIGEIDGRFRDMVLLVKEWAKAQNMNNPRLGSFNSYALTLLVVFHFQTCTPAILPPLKDIYPGNLTDDLQGLRADAEKRIEETCVDNVTRFKSDKCGAENRSSLSQLFISFLEKFSDLFLKTRKLGICPYTGQWEDIPSNMTWLPQTYTIMIQDPFDQPENSSRAVSMGELTRISEAFKMSRDILMSANQSDILATLVRPLTYRLVTGTSHYQFEQRHGAYPQRFMTESPHSRTPRGNYVPRQPRRPQVHKWAQKPSQVQSQFQKMTPENHPVKPTFQEMKPENHPNRSTPDIPTLETSRDCACGMCMPGEYIQ; encoded by the exons ATGAATACACTTGTTATGTTGGATAATACTCTCAATCAGATTCTACGAGTTCTTAAACCCTCACTGGAAGATTGGGAAACACGACTGAGAATCCTTCATGAGTTACAAGGAGCTGTTGAATCTGTGGAGGGTTTAAGAG GTGCAACTGTGGAGCCATTTGGATCATTTGTGTCTAATCTGTATGCTTGCTGGGGAGACTTGGATATTTCAATTGAGTTTTCCAAAGGCTCATATATTTCAGAGTATGGGAAAAAGCACAAAGAACAATTACTAGGAGTTGTGATGAGAGCTATGAGACAGAGAG GTGGATGGAAAAGTTTTAAATTTATACCCACTGCAAGAGTTCCCATATTAAAGGTCGAAAGTTATCTCCAAAACATCTCTTGCGATATATCAATCAATAATCTGAAGGGACAAATGAAATCCAAACTCTTGTTTTGTATTGGTGAGATTGATGGGCGCTTCCGAGATATGGTTTTACTG GTAAAGGAATGGGCAAAAGCACAAAATATGAATAATCCAAGACTCGGGTCTTTCAACTCGTACGCCCTCACTTTGCTTGTGGTCTTCCACTTTCAG acATGTACACCTGCAATTTTGCCACCTCTTAAAGATATATATCCAGGGAATCTCACGGATGATCTTCAAG GCTTGAGGGCTGATGCAGAAAAACGTATTGAAGAAACATGTGTTGATAACGTAACAAGGTTTAAATCAGACAAATGTGGAGCAGAAAACAGAAGTTCATTGTCACAGCTTTTCATTTCATTCCTTGAGAAG TTTTCGGACCTTTTTCTGAAAACAAGAAAGTTGGGAATTTGCCCATATACCGGACAGTGGGAAGACATACCAAGCAATATGACATGGTTGCCCCAAACATATACcataatg ATTCAAGATCCCTTTGATCAGCCAGAAAACTCTTCAAGGGCTGTTAGCATGGGAGAATTGACAAGGATATCTGAAGCTTTTAAGATGAGCAGGGACATACTCATGTCAGCTAATCAGAGTGACATTCTTGCCACACTAGTCCGACCCCTAACCTACCGTCTTGTGACAGGAACATCTCACTACCAGTTTGAGCAACGTCATGGAGCTTATCCACAACGTTTCATGACTGAGAGCCCACATTCAAGAACACCAAGGGGGAATTATGTTCCCAGGCAACCACGTCGTCCTCAGGTGCATAAGTGGGCACAGAAACCCTCACAAGTCCAGTCTCAATTTCAGAAGATGACGCCAGAAAACCATCCTGTCAAGCCCACTTTTCAAGAGATGAAGCCAGAAAACCATCCCAACAGGTCCACCCCTGATATCCCAACTCTAGAGACATCTCGGGATTGTGCATGCGGAATGTGTATGCCTGGGGAGTACATTCAGTAG
- the LOC112182829 gene encoding protein HESO1 isoform X2, with the protein MNTLVMLDNTLNQILRVLKPSLEDWETRLRILHELQGAVESVEGLRGATVEPFGSFVSNLYACWGDLDISIEFSKGSYISEYGKKHKEQLLGVVMRAMRQRGGWKSFKFIPTARVPILKVESYLQNISCDISINNLKGQMKSKLLFCIGEIDGRFRDMVLLVKEWAKAQNMNNPRLGSFNSYALTLLVVFHFQTCTPAILPPLKDIYPGNLTDDLQGLRADAEKRIEETCVDNVTRFKSDKCGAENRSSLSQLFISFLEKFSDLFLKTRKLGICPYTGQWEDIPSNMTWLPQTYTIMEHLTTSLSNVMELIHNVS; encoded by the exons ATGAATACACTTGTTATGTTGGATAATACTCTCAATCAGATTCTACGAGTTCTTAAACCCTCACTGGAAGATTGGGAAACACGACTGAGAATCCTTCATGAGTTACAAGGAGCTGTTGAATCTGTGGAGGGTTTAAGAG GTGCAACTGTGGAGCCATTTGGATCATTTGTGTCTAATCTGTATGCTTGCTGGGGAGACTTGGATATTTCAATTGAGTTTTCCAAAGGCTCATATATTTCAGAGTATGGGAAAAAGCACAAAGAACAATTACTAGGAGTTGTGATGAGAGCTATGAGACAGAGAG GTGGATGGAAAAGTTTTAAATTTATACCCACTGCAAGAGTTCCCATATTAAAGGTCGAAAGTTATCTCCAAAACATCTCTTGCGATATATCAATCAATAATCTGAAGGGACAAATGAAATCCAAACTCTTGTTTTGTATTGGTGAGATTGATGGGCGCTTCCGAGATATGGTTTTACTG GTAAAGGAATGGGCAAAAGCACAAAATATGAATAATCCAAGACTCGGGTCTTTCAACTCGTACGCCCTCACTTTGCTTGTGGTCTTCCACTTTCAG acATGTACACCTGCAATTTTGCCACCTCTTAAAGATATATATCCAGGGAATCTCACGGATGATCTTCAAG GCTTGAGGGCTGATGCAGAAAAACGTATTGAAGAAACATGTGTTGATAACGTAACAAGGTTTAAATCAGACAAATGTGGAGCAGAAAACAGAAGTTCATTGTCACAGCTTTTCATTTCATTCCTTGAGAAG TTTTCGGACCTTTTTCTGAAAACAAGAAAGTTGGGAATTTGCCCATATACCGGACAGTGGGAAGACATACCAAGCAATATGACATGGTTGCCCCAAACATATACcataatg GAACATCTCACTACCAGTTTGAGCAACGTCATGGAGCTTATCCACAACGTTTCATGA
- the LOC112182826 gene encoding protein phosphatase 2C 37, with translation MAGICCGLVGESETSAPIEPSSRTSRRRRLDLLSIKCIAADHMALQQAVDNGRKRQKLDLLRSLSRDCEKREVSDATMRLDGEEAVISRGESKALHAENEVVVPPRVVREPPRFGCTSVCGRRRDMEDAVSIHPTLCRNDASDSDGCHFYGVYDGHGCSHVALKCKDRLHEIVKEDLERQSVVQWKDTMERSFSKMDQEVEAGNQVLQSPNCRCELQTPQCDAVGSTAVVAVVTPEKIIVSNCGDSRAVLCRGGAAVPLSSDHKPDRPDELHRIEAAGGRVIYWDGPRVLGVLAMSRAIGDNYLKPYVISEPEVTIMDRTAEDECLILASDGLWDVVSNDTACGVARMCLRAQKTRGASGGDVADGESSGGENSDKACADASILLTKLALARQSSDNVSVVVVDLRRHDRP, from the exons ATGGCTGGAATTTGCTGCGGTCTAGTTGGAGAAAGCGAGACTTCAGCTCCGATTGAACCAAGCTCCCGGACCTCGAGACGCCGGAGATTGGATCTTTTGTCGATTAAGTGTATTGCCGCCGATCACATGGCGCTGCAGCAGGCGGTGGATAACGGCCGGAAGCGGCAGAAGCTTGATCTGTTGCGGTCCTTGTCTCGGGACTGCGAAAAACGTGAAGTGTCAGACGCAACTATGCGTTTGGATGGCGAGGAGGCGGTTATTTCACGTGGAGAGTCCAAAGCTTTGCATGCGGAAAACGAAGTGGTCGTTCCGCCGCGGGTGGTGCGGGAACCCCCGCGCTTCGGTTGCACTTCGGTTTGCGGAAGGAGAAGAGATATGGAGGACGCCGTTTCGATTCACCCTACGCTCTGTCGAAACGACGCTTCCGACTCCGATGGATGCCACTTCTACGGTGTTTACGACGGCCACGGTTGCTCTCAT GTTGCGTTGAAGTGCAAGGACAGGTTGCATGAGATCGTGAAAGAAGACCTGGAAAGACAGAGCGTCGTTCAATGGAAGGACACCATGGAGCGAAGCTTCTCGAAAATGGACCAAGAGGTCGAGGCCGGGAACCAAGTCCTTCAGAGTCCCAACTGCAGATGCGAGCTCCAGACTCCGCAGTGCGACGCCGTGGGGTCCACCGCCGTCGTGGCGGTGGTGACTCCGGAGAAGATCATCGTCTCCAATTGCGGCGACTCCCGCGCCGTGCTCTGCCGGGGCGGCGCCGCCGTGCCTCTCTCCTCCGATCATAAG CCTGACCGACCAGACGAGCTGCACCGGATCGAAGCCGCCGGAGGGCGCGTGATCTACTGGGACGGCCCTAGAGTCCTCGGAGTGCTCGCCATGTCGCGAGCCATCGGCGACAACTATCTCAAACCGTACGTTATATCGGAGCCGGAGGTGACGATCATGGACCGGACGGCGGAGGACGAGTGTTTGATTCTGGCCAGCGACGGCCTTTGGGACGTCGTCTCAAACGACACCGCTTGCGGCGTCGCACGCATGTGCCTGCGCGCGCAGAAGACGCGAGGAGCTTCGGGCGGTGACGTGGCGGACGGGGAGTCGTCGGGCGGCGAGAATTCCGACAAGGCGTGCGCCGACGCCTCCATTCTGCTGACGAAGCTGGCCCTGGCGAGGCAGAGTTCGGATAACGTCAGcgtggtggtggtggatttgAGGAGGCATGACAGACCGTGA